In the Primulina eburnea isolate SZY01 chromosome 15, ASM2296580v1, whole genome shotgun sequence genome, GCTAAATTAAATTCCAATCCGAAAAATTTACAAGTATTGTACTTATTGATGATCTACTCTCCTGTATCCTTCACCGCATTCTCTGGCTTTATATGATCACTTGATATGTTCCATGCATCAGTGTTTCCTTGCTTCTTTCTCAGCCTGAAACAAAAATAATTGAATCATCTGGTGTTTTTGCTTGGGGTTGGGGCTATCATTTGATTACTTTCTTACCGCTTTGATTACTCTCTCAAAGGCTTCTGGCCCGTATTTCTCGATGTAACTCTCAACAGACTTTCTTGCATCAGGACTCATCATCAGTAGAACCTTCCTCTGTCCCTCGGGATAATTTGAGATGACATTCCCGATATTCACATACTTCCTCACAAAATTCTCATATATATAAGCTGCACCATTGAAAACTGGCAGCACCAGCCA is a window encoding:
- the LOC140813738 gene encoding HVA22-like protein f isoform X2; this translates as MLLYPLYASVRAIESPSTLDDQQWLTYWVLYSFMTLFELSCWKILEWIPIWPYTKLLFCLWLVLPVFNGAAYIYENFVRKYVNIGNVISNYPEGQRKVLLMMSPDARKSVESYIEKYGPEAFERVIKAAEKEARKH